The region GTGCTGCTTGGGCACCGAGAAGGACCAGGGCACATTTTATTGGCTTAAAAACATACTTCACTAAAAGTGTTTCTTTGATAGTTCCTAATATTGTCAACACTTTTTGATTCATGTTTTGATACACATATAtcacatatatcatatatatatatatatatatatatatatatatatatatatatatatatatatatatatatatatatatatatatgcaatcggatatattattattattttatctgtaaaagtCTCCAAAAGTGCAAGTATGTGGTGTCCTGGccttaaaatgacagaagggcAAATTAAAGTATTAGATAATGATAAAAACTGTAAGCACATCGTTCTGTTCTTTTTCTAGGTcacaaagcaaaaaacaaaacgtatctaaataaacacaaatgttcACAATGCAAGGCTGCATCGATTCATTCGTCACTCGATTGCTTGAACTCGCATATAATTTTCTGCGCAGATTACTAATGTCTGTTTTAAGATGGCGCCTTACATGAACTGAAGAGGGCAAATGCGTTCTGCGAGAGCATATACAAATTAAAGGCGATTACTATATATAATCAGAatggttttaaaaaacatttttcgaTCTACGGTGTTGGGTTTACGGAAATTGAGTGTTTTTGTAGGCGCGAGGCAGGGCAATACTGTCTTACCTGCCTTCAAGCAGCCTCAATGCAGATTGTATTCGAACTGGACGTTAACCAGCATTTGTAAACGtaagtattaatattataatatatttttgacatCCGAGTTCAGACTCCACGACTAATAGTCAGCTTCAACATACTCTCTTAAATGCACATATTCACAGACACGAGACTGTTATTGACATTATGATATTGATGGGTCATCTCAACACTTATCCGGTTTTATTTTTGATTCGCAGacataatttatcattttctCTCACCTTGAGATTGAGTTTTTATTATGGTTGCGTGTTTACATTTTGCACAGCATAGTTTATAGACGTTTTATGGACAGCGTGTGCAGTTAGAGTGTTAACCCCTAGGTGGCTCCAAAAGCCAGGTCACTGCATGTCCTGACTCCTGACTGAATAGGCATCAAATCATCAGTTTTGTCATATGACCTTTATGTTTTGTCATGTCCACATACGTTTAAGCTGTAGAGCTTAACCTATGATCCTATAATAGTTCTCAATTTTCAAATTGTTATTCATCATGTTTGGAAAAAGCTACTTTCGTCAATTCCGCTCTGATACTCAGACTTATTaccttttttgttaaaattattacttttatgtaCACTTTGCGGGGATAGCCATATCCAGTTTATTTctatatcaaattaaaatatttgataccatttttcaaaatacaagggctgtcaaaatagctgaaaactaaattcaatttttttacttaaatattatcaaaattcgaatttaaaatgcataatttcagttagggtgaagaaaagctttttgttTCTCTTATGAGGCCACTAGGGTATACTTCGGTAGTCTGCGCACTGTCCATATTAtgtcatatttgtttttttaaggcAACCACACAGATGGTGCGCGTACACGAGGTAAATGATGAGACAGAAGTGGTACTGCGTGTTGAGCTTGTCCGACTTTGAAAGTTGTGTGGCTGTTGGCGAGACAGAACGGAACAAGGAATGTGAAGTATACCCGGGGCTTATAAGGCAGCCTCCTTAACGCACACCTAAAATTTGAATGCAACATTTtgcattcgaatgtggatttttattttaaattcgactaatattctaaattaaaaaatttttgacagccctacttaGCACTTAGGGTTACTCCGAccctaaatgaaaatgttgtttttaaacacttacccccttgtcgttacaaacccgttaAAGCTCAGTTTGTCTTCggaacataatttaagatattttggaggcTTGAAACTgtctcatagactgccaagtaaataacagtgtctaggtccataaaaggtatgaaaagtcgtcGTCagaattttcaaaagtatgtgaaataattaaagtttgcagcatagaatctttaaaatgcaTCCAAGAGATTTTCACACCGGTCTATAACTGTGGCAACATTTCCACACCCCAAAACGTGGTGATGAATGAAACaaactctgattggttgtttggcCTCATGGGCGGGACTTGGCCAATGAATGCTGCCATGAatttccatagacagtaaaagaaatggacacagcgaccccattggattcaacagagacaagtgaagtcagtTAGAAGCAcgtcgagcgtactgcgcagactcaaactgagcttcatgacgtagatgtcacgtgagcaacctgtctgacaattgtaagtcttctaatggctgtgccaagagaaatctgaatctcacaccgaatcttgcagacgttgttgaacaAATTTGTCcagttgcttttatggactctctatgggcttttcccttgactttatgccttcACGTCCCCTGATAGCCAgtaaaagacagtaaaaaaatagacagtaaaatattgtctgcgagcttctcctcctgtccatacggtaatttctctactgtgcgacagagagtcgcaggttatgacgcaatcgttagcctatttttacaaaaactgcttctacggggcaataacataagatacaaggtaatggggccttttataaattttcgtgtttcttaagaaataataaatggacaaatggagactttaaacacctcagatgtaaagttattcgctctCAAagtgaatgggagtcaatggaatgctaatagcaggtgggggtccgctaatCAATAGCGGTGCCCAgggatgcttcaataaaatatgaaaccctgcccctcTGTTAATTTCAGACCTTCAGAACCCGAGACTAActcggaagtgacttaaactgtaattcgtgaactggccgctagaggctggctgtaaaagggagtcaatcccatagacttatGTTATAATGCCCAActttacaacagaaaaaaaatcatgtttacagcctggtacgAAAAGTAGTTTTGATCTATATAGCTAATTGTGGCCTTCAtaacaactgtgaggggggtgagtttttattttttataaatattaaccaTATTAAGCCTTTAAGTCCTGCATAATTAAGGggcgtggtcacttgagtgacaggtgtatTGACACTGCTGTCACCACCGTCAAGCAAcgtgggtgtggcttcagcaaccagctcctgccTTCTTACCCATTTTTGTTTATCCAGGAGTGATGCACTGCCAAGATGGGGATGGCCCGCTCTGCCCACTTTTTGCTTCAAAAACACTTCAGAAAACTACGAgtgatgtcacggacactacgtccatgtttttatacagtctatgatggaGACAGATAAGTGCCATCTGgtggaaataaattatttaaattatgatttattctcCTGTTTGTATCTATACAATAGATGTTGTACTGCgtacagttttttgtttgttttgcttttctgATTCATTtcttattgcagtattttttgaCAGAGAAGAACATGAGTGGCCCTTTTTTAAGACCATTTAATCTTTTCTGATTCATGACAATTTTTGACGAAGTGTCATACCGTTCCAGTGAAGTAAAAACATAATTGAAGACCACTAGATGGTtaaaacgagaaaaaaaaaatgttttgacagaTACAAGTCAAGAAAATCACAAGATGGTTGTCACTTATGTGTGAGTAAGTATCGCTTTGACTAAGTGTGAGTTATCATCCCAGCAATGTGAGAAAATGAAAGATTCTGGGTCTAAATTGATGAAGTAGCCATACTCTTTACAGATCTTGATCTATGTGTCTGTTGTGGCTttgtactattatttatttttcggaTGATTTCTTATTTAAAGTGACGTACTGTACACTTATTACAGGGAAAGTCCCTCTGGAGTTAACTGGGGTCACTGTAGAGTGATGGCTTATGAATTAttcgttctcttttttttttttttagtgatctgaaacaaatggGTTTTGACCTAGATCTCCTATTCACTGAGCTAGACCCACCCCAATTATGAAAAttacagcagcacaactgtttttatcatttataataaaaataaatgttttggaagaaaaataaaaataatatctattatatgtaaaaaaaaatattataatcatttttgaaggatcatgtgacagtgaaggtCTGGAGTAGGAATTacgattaaaaaagaaaatatatgaataatttctaattgtaataatgtttcacaatattaccgtttttaatgtcttggtgagaataaaagcttttatgtcatttagcagatgatttttTCAAAGCATCTTACCGTATCttaattaaagggacagtcccGTGGATATTGTGGTTTGTTGTTCATGACCCTTTTTTGTAGCTCTCAAGAGAGGTTGCCACCAGTTTATTTCACTGGCGTTACGTCTCAATTTCCCGCGCATGTTTTCTCTTTCTTGGGGCTAAAAGAAAGTGCTGACTTACCAGTTCCCTCAAGACTTATGAAAGATTGGGTGTATACTGTATaggttatttaaaacatttattatgctGATTTGTGAATCCAGCTTTGAAGATTTTCCCATGCATTGAATTTATAACTCCCTCATATTTGCATATAAATACACCAGCAGATGTCTTAAGCATCAGCAAAATCATTTTCTTCGTAATCAGAGTTAACTAGGTCACTGCTTTAGTCTTTCTTTGACACATACTAATGGTACAAGTAGTACCATGCTTAACAGAGTATTTCACCCTGATAAAATCacgtactcaccctcatgttgttgttCCACACCTCTATGACTctctttcctctgtggaacatgtttgctcagtgtttttttgtctatacaatggAACTCAACTGTTGGGTTATGCAGAACAAAGCCATTTAGGTCAGGTTTTGAATGATGCgctaattatgatttatttatttcaacataTTTATTCAGTATTAACATGGCCAATGTACAGTGCACTTTCCTTCTGGAGAAAAAATCTgtttagacatatatatataaattccacGAAAACCTTATAATAGtgataataaacagaaataactATAATAGATCCAATTACAAGTGACTGGAAGAAGTCAGGTGTAAAGTTTTACAAGTAACATCCAAAGAAAAGCGCATGAAAAGGAGGTTCCATTACATATTCATTTTCATCTCGACTAACAAAACTTAACATGGCATCATTTGATGTGTGGACCCAATATATCTCTGGCTGTAATACTACCATTTAACCATTAGGGGGTAAAGAGGGCGTGATCAGCTACAGATAGAGTTAACAGTTAACACTATCCCCAAGTTTACTTTCAACGTCCTTTACTTGCACTAAAACTGATCATCTCTAAATGGAGCCCTTTTTCTTCATGGTTGGTCAGTAAATGTCTAAAACAGATTTACTCTAGGCATTTGAAATTAGAGCAACTGCTGAAATGATATAGTAAATATAAAGCTGTCTGTTGGAATCCAGTGCTTGTCATTTTATAGTTACATGATATGACAGTGCAGAAGTAATAAAAAGTGTAAGGACACCCGTTTTATTTTGCTATGATGATTATgatcaactttttttcttttcttttgacgAGGTatctcagacttttttttttctctttgagtGGGTGTGAGGGAAGGATGTGGCCAACCAAATCACCCCCACCCTTGGTGATAGTTTGTCACCATTGACATGTATTAAATAGTCTGAGATGCAGAAGAGAGTGACTACGAAACTTTTTGACAATCAAATACACATTGAAACACCTCCATATTAAAGGGTTCTGcatcattaataattataattattaaagcaGACATGCAGTGATACAgcatacatcaaataaaaacaaagttctCCTTGATTCTTTGGGCTCTGGGAATGTAGtttattaattatgcattataatttttttattaagcaatTTTAAAGGGCCtcaggcaatatatatatatatatatatatatatatatatatatacacacacacacgttgactTTACTGTTTGTTTCAGGTGATGAAATCCTCTTAAATCAACCAGTGAGGCAGTATGCTCGGCCCTCTAGAAAGAAACAAGGTAAGAGAAACAAAGTAATCTTTACACATAGTCAATTTGATAGCCTGCCTGGttgatataaatatttaataggaCTCTTTGCTTTTTCTTCCTAGAATTCCCAAGTCAGCTTCAGGACCTGCATCCATCCATGCTGAAGCATGAATATGCATCTGTCCCACTTGCACAATCGTATGTTCTTGCATCCTTGTGTAAACGTTGATTGTATATTTGGGATTTGGAAGTACACGATTTCTTCAGACTTCCTTTATGTGCTTGAATGCAGAACAGTAGCAGTATTATGTCATATCTTTGCAGGGTAGATGATGTGGTGAAGAAACTGCTTACGCTGGAGTTTGCAAATCATGTACGGGTTTTCATTTCCTTGTgattctttatttaatattttttgaattcAGTATAGGGTGGAATAATCTCAGCTGCTGTGCAGTTATGGTAGCTTTTTATTTTGTAAGTCATGATGGACTTCACTATAAAAAGTgattgaattattttaatgaaattttaattgaattatctGTCATAATGTTTTTCTTTAGAGTGAAAAACTGCGTTTGAAAGAGGAACAGCTTATTGCCAAGGTGCGGAGGGATGAGGACGACCGCAGCTCAACAGAAGTCAAGGGTAAGTtctctctttttgtgtgtgttttttttttttttaacacagttaACAAAGTCACTGTTTTAACCATACTGGAATCTCAGAACTTGACTCAATCATGTGCAATTTCCTTGTTTGCATTATAGTGGCGATTTTGACAGCACGTATTCGCAACTTCCAGGAGCACTTGCACAAGCATCCTAAGGTAAACCCAACTCTTCAGCAGCATGACTTTTTTGGTCTGCCTTTAGTAAAGGTGTCAGAACTGTTGTTCCCACTCCACTTGATCAACACCCACTGAGAAACAGGATATCCTGTGCATGTGTTCAGTAGTAATTGAATCATACACtatgtttcaaatttatttttttaaagaaattaattgatttattcagcaaggacacattaaactgataaaaagtcACAGCAAAGACTCATTGtgttaaatgctgttcttctgaactctctattcatcaaagatttcTGAGAAAAGTGTATCACAGCTTGAAAAACTGACCTTGAGAGGAAATTTCTTCATACCTCCCCCAAATATTAACTTTGGACCAGTTGGTAAAACGTTTGCAAAATAGAAAATtgcaaaaatacatgaaataggGAAGTTAGCTGTTAGaatcatttgtttgcagatgttactttttcatattatgtttaaatgtattaatcattGTATACTGTACTTGTATATTAATTATTGTAAGCACATTTATGTCATAAAGCATTGCTTTCTATTCCTAGTCCTGTTATTTAAAAGGataatgatttactcacccttagtTGTTCCCAAACCCGTCTTCAGAATACAAATAAGAGATTTTTTAATATTCTCTCATCATATATATGCATCCATTAAAAGCCTTTGCAAAAGCAATGGTGTCTCTTCAGAATACTTGCACTAAACTGCTTAATTCACATGGATGACATTTTAACGCGTCACAGTTTTGGTTGTGTGGGCTTTTCAGTGGATGGACAAAAACGATGAgtcttacagatttggaacaacatgtgggtgaataaatgatgacagaatttcctttTCAGAGAGACAAATTAATGTGCCACAGCATCAAAACCTCTTCTGTTTCATTCCATCAGGATAAAGCCAACAAAAGATGGATGCTCATGGCCATCGACAGGAGGAAGAAAAAGCTGAAGGTTCTGAGAAGGACTCGTTATGATTCCTTCGAGAAGGTCTGTCAAGAGCTTGGAATAACATACACGTTCCCTCCTGAATATTATCGGCGGGTCACCCGACGTTGGCTGGCCAAAAAGGCCTTTTGCAATAAGGTAATGTTCTTAGCTCAGTTCAGCCGAAATACCctaaggttttttgttttgtttttcatagatttcatgtattttcttCCTTTCAGGTCTTTCAAGAAGTCCAGAAACAaaaagcagagcagagagagaaacagagagcagCGGAGGCTACATCCTCTACAGATCCACAAGGAACTGTGGCATAATGATGTTCAGACATCTGACAATACTTGTGTGCTGACAAGCCCAGAAGAATAACCTGATACATCCTTATCTGATGTCACATTCAAAGAAAATTTAAACCGAAACATCACGCTCCAcatcaaattatcatcatttattttgCCTTTCATTGTTAAATCACTTATTTCTCTGAATTTGTTTTGGCTGCACAAAATAAAAgatcttaaaatgcatttttttggtcATCATTCCTCGAAATACTTATAATTATATCAGGATAACTtcacagaaatactttgatgacttTAGTTTCACTCACTCAGGAGTTTTGGATGAAGGCCTGTGTCATATGCAAGACTGATGCATTGTGGCTGTGTGGCTATTGCAAATGATTTGGTTGCTCTCAGTTCCTTGAACTCTGTAATCTTACAAAGAACTGTGCTACAATCAGGTGAATGATCTGAAGTCAAACTATCGATACTTTACTCATGTGagattatatattgattgttaaGAATTCTGATAGTTGGCATTTCCTATTACAACTCCGACCTCCCCCTTTGTGATGTGCTTTGTGTGAAGTTTATATGCGTGGATCGGAAACGTTGCATACAAGAGTAGCAAACGCggtgtgttggtgtgtgtcaCAACTTCCTTTTCAGCTGCCAGCCCTAGATCAAGAGGCTCAGAAGAACACGAGGTACTTTTTTGTAGTCTTCTATTTTATATCATGGTacatttttcagctttattttaaggcttccttgttacagtgtaaatatacatttaagtactatGAAATTTTAATGAACTACTATAAAGTTACGATTTGGATTAGGGTTTgacttagggttacttgcatgtaattttgCTCAATTTTATTAtgatagtaagtacatgtaatatgtggaacaaggacaccttaaaaataaagtgttacccattttgCAAAGATAAAAATAGCCATAATGTCAAAGCTGTTAGTTACTTATATTGcattattgttaataatcagTTAGTATTCATGTTAGTGGGATACAGACTATAATTATCTGTTAAAATAATAAGTGTAAGTAGATCTGGTGCAgatttaaatcaaaatgtttatggaaatgttaaatattctatcctgtaaaactattttttaaaggtacagtttacaaaagaaatatatatatatatatatatatatatatatatatatatatatatatatatatatatatatatatatattacagtagaacacaaaagaagattttgtgTACAGTGTTATAACTGTTTTT is a window of Carassius auratus strain Wakin chromosome 16, ASM336829v1, whole genome shotgun sequence DNA encoding:
- the mrps15 gene encoding small ribosomal subunit protein uS15m, whose translation is MVLKNIFRSTVLGLRKLSVFVGARQGNTVLPAFKQPQCRLYSNWTLTSICKRDEILLNQPVRQYARPSRKKQEFPSQLQDLHPSMLKHEYASVPLAQSVDDVVKKLLTLEFANHSEKLRLKEEQLIAKVRRDEDDRSSTEVKVAILTARIRNFQEHLHKHPKDKANKRWMLMAIDRRKKKLKVLRRTRYDSFEKVCQELGITYTFPPEYYRRVTRRWLAKKAFCNKVFQEVQKQKAEQREKQRAAEATSSTDPQGTVA